In the genome of Mucilaginibacter defluvii, one region contains:
- a CDS encoding NAD(P)/FAD-dependent oxidoreductase encodes MCKKIAIIVGAGPAGLTAAYELLKRTDILPVILEKSNVVGGISRTVDYKGNKIDIGGHRFFSKSKRVTAWWENFLPHEDALNNAQHPNNLIMLKRERHSRILYLRRFFDYPLRLNFKTVKNLGVIRLIAIFTSYAFVKISPRKNENTLEDFFINRFGIVLYRTFFKDYTEKVWGVPCNQITAEWGAQRIKGLSISKTMAHAISNFFNKGKTNAKVETSLINQFMYPKHGPGQLWEEVANQVQKLTGTIIFDQTVQSIEWLAENQVEVKSIDSNGKTAVYQGTFVFSTMPVKGLIKAMGAKVPNEISRIAEGLVYRDFITVGLLVDGKVFENLLGTMPKDNWIYIQENDVAIGRLQLFNNWSPYLVADSKHMWLGLEYFCNEGDGLWQKKDEDFIAFAVAELQKLKFVTCEAVLDATIIREPKAYPAYFGTYNEFDKIRQYTDRFKNMYLIGRNGMHKYNNQDHSMLTAMVAVDNIINGIDDKNNLWTLNTEKSYHETQEEPK; translated from the coding sequence ATGTGTAAAAAAATAGCCATTATAGTAGGTGCCGGACCAGCCGGACTCACCGCTGCTTATGAATTATTAAAAAGAACGGATATTTTGCCCGTTATACTTGAGAAAAGCAATGTTGTAGGAGGAATTTCCAGGACGGTAGATTACAAGGGTAACAAAATTGACATAGGCGGACATCGTTTTTTTTCAAAATCTAAACGTGTTACTGCTTGGTGGGAAAACTTTCTTCCTCACGAGGATGCACTAAATAATGCTCAACATCCGAACAATTTAATAATGCTTAAACGGGAGCGCCATTCCCGTATACTTTATTTACGCAGGTTTTTTGATTATCCCTTAAGGCTAAATTTCAAAACTGTGAAAAACCTCGGGGTTATACGACTGATTGCAATTTTCACCTCCTACGCTTTTGTGAAAATCAGTCCGAGAAAAAATGAAAACACCCTGGAAGATTTTTTTATCAATCGCTTTGGTATCGTACTATATCGAACGTTTTTTAAAGATTATACTGAAAAAGTTTGGGGTGTACCCTGTAATCAAATAACCGCCGAGTGGGGCGCCCAACGGATAAAAGGGTTATCTATATCAAAAACAATGGCACATGCAATCAGTAATTTTTTCAACAAAGGCAAAACAAATGCTAAAGTTGAAACCAGCCTGATTAATCAATTTATGTATCCCAAACATGGTCCGGGCCAATTATGGGAAGAAGTTGCAAATCAAGTACAAAAATTAACTGGTACCATCATATTCGATCAAACCGTACAAAGTATTGAATGGTTAGCCGAAAATCAAGTTGAAGTAAAATCTATTGACTCTAATGGTAAAACCGCCGTTTATCAAGGAACTTTCGTTTTTTCAACAATGCCTGTAAAAGGCCTCATAAAAGCTATGGGAGCTAAAGTACCAAACGAAATAAGCAGAATAGCGGAAGGATTAGTATACCGGGATTTTATTACGGTAGGCCTGTTAGTTGACGGTAAAGTGTTTGAAAACCTTTTGGGTACAATGCCGAAAGACAACTGGATTTATATACAGGAAAATGATGTTGCTATTGGCAGATTACAACTGTTTAATAACTGGAGCCCTTACCTCGTAGCAGATAGTAAGCATATGTGGTTGGGTTTAGAATATTTTTGCAACGAAGGCGATGGGCTCTGGCAAAAAAAGGATGAAGATTTTATTGCGTTTGCGGTTGCCGAACTACAAAAATTAAAATTCGTCACCTGTGAAGCCGTTTTGGATGCGACGATAATTAGAGAACCTAAAGCTTATCCGGCCTATTTTGGTACTTATAACGAGTTTGACAAGATCCGGCAGTATACGGACAGATTCAAAAACATGTATCTCATAGGGCGAAATGGTATGCATAAATATAATAATCAGGATCACTCAATGCTTACTGCAATGGTAGCGGTTGACAATATTATCAATGGAATTGATGACAAAAATAACCTCTGGACGTTAAACACCGAAAAAAGTTACCATGAAACGCAAGAGGAGCCTAAATAA
- a CDS encoding carboxypeptidase-like regulatory domain-containing protein — translation MRCCNIFLQVPNFKRVFIFFYVLTAVLLGLSSSSAGQSLHSLSGSITDSLDRPLASATVFIVGMKKITSTSNKGAFGFEGLHPGTYQLSVSMVGFAKHTQTVFISDLSVNVNIKLKPVTVQLTEVTVNVMGKKERENYFKVFQKVFLGETANSKKCRIVNPDVINLTYDKKAGVLNAYADEIIVIENKALGYSIQYSLVNFSYQIAQDNASFFGNGAFEELPADAKQKEDWEAARAKAYYGSIMHFFRGLYKGNARREGFIIHQAFERVPALGGLDEHEYVYIDPNEIDPHVITKLGPDSLMRLQFTKLYITYAPKQAIKPQLMIVDGQKKPVPVVSNCTLFYLLADGTAIDQKGDASNHQGYTVQGNMALRRVADQLPFEYTLKGK, via the coding sequence ATGCGCTGTTGTAACATATTTTTACAGGTTCCAAATTTTAAAAGAGTTTTCATTTTCTTTTACGTTCTTACTGCCGTATTGCTTGGCTTATCGTCATCCTCAGCCGGTCAATCACTTCACTCACTTTCCGGAAGTATTACTGACAGTTTGGACAGGCCTTTGGCATCCGCAACGGTGTTCATTGTCGGGATGAAAAAAATAACCAGTACCAGTAATAAGGGGGCTTTTGGGTTTGAAGGGTTACATCCAGGCACTTATCAACTTTCTGTATCTATGGTCGGTTTTGCAAAACACACTCAAACTGTTTTTATTTCTGACCTATCAGTCAATGTTAATATTAAACTAAAGCCGGTTACCGTTCAACTCACAGAGGTAACTGTCAATGTGATGGGGAAGAAGGAACGGGAAAACTATTTTAAAGTTTTCCAAAAAGTATTTTTGGGAGAGACCGCTAACAGTAAAAAATGCCGCATTGTTAATCCTGATGTTATCAACCTAACGTATGATAAGAAAGCGGGTGTTCTTAACGCTTACGCGGACGAAATAATTGTTATTGAAAACAAAGCATTAGGTTATAGTATTCAATATTCGCTTGTTAATTTCAGTTATCAAATTGCACAGGATAATGCTAGTTTTTTTGGTAACGGTGCCTTTGAAGAATTGCCTGCAGATGCAAAACAAAAAGAAGATTGGGAAGCAGCAAGAGCAAAAGCTTACTATGGTTCAATAATGCATTTTTTTAGGGGGCTTTACAAAGGTAATGCTCGGAGAGAGGGTTTTATCATTCATCAGGCTTTTGAGCGCGTACCAGCATTAGGTGGATTAGACGAGCACGAATACGTTTACATTGATCCAAATGAAATCGATCCGCATGTGATAACCAAACTTGGACCAGATAGTTTAATGAGATTGCAGTTTACTAAGTTGTATATTACTTACGCACCTAAGCAGGCAATTAAACCCCAGCTAATGATAGTCGACGGGCAAAAAAAGCCTGTGCCTGTTGTAAGTAACTGTACATTGTTTTATTTATTAGCTGACGGTACTGCGATCGACCAAAAAGGTGACGCATCTAACCACCAAGGTTATACAGTTCAAGGGAATATGGCCTTGCGCCGCGTTGCAGATCAGCTTCCCTTTGAATATACCTTAAAAGGCAAATAG
- a CDS encoding metallophosphoesterase family protein, which produces MKNIFIKTALLAIFTVAGFKTYAQSFKAGPVPDRIILTWSDNPARTQSVTWRTDTTVKQGFGQILIENSSPKLEKPESKEYAATLSSLSGKEYEKANYHSVTFKDLKPNQVYTYRVGDGNIWSEWFQFKTAPAKSEAFSFIYLGDAQNDIRSKWSRVIRRAFATHGDARFIVHAGDLINRSNNDNEWGEWHFGGGFINGMIPSIPSSGNHEYFRDEQRTLTLDPHWKAQYTLPENGPEGLKESVYYIDYANVRIISLNSQMIVLDSASLKIQARWLEDVLKNNPQKWTMITYHHPIYSTAKGRDNKEFREVFKPLFEKYHVDLLMQGHDHTYSRGQNLPTGVSGKVGGPMYVVSVAGPKMYKIDVEPHWMDVFAEDTQLFQIISIDGDTLNYHAYKASGDIFDSFKLIKKTINKAAEIIDLKK; this is translated from the coding sequence ATGAAAAACATATTTATAAAAACCGCCTTATTGGCCATTTTCACTGTAGCAGGGTTTAAAACATATGCGCAGTCATTCAAAGCAGGGCCGGTGCCTGATCGTATTATTCTTACCTGGTCTGATAATCCTGCGCGTACACAATCTGTAACCTGGCGTACAGACACTACAGTTAAACAAGGTTTTGGGCAAATACTGATAGAAAACAGTTCTCCTAAGCTGGAGAAGCCGGAATCAAAAGAGTATGCTGCCACTTTATCAAGCTTGAGTGGAAAAGAGTACGAGAAAGCGAACTATCACAGCGTTACTTTTAAGGATTTGAAGCCAAACCAGGTTTATACCTACCGTGTAGGCGATGGAAATATTTGGAGTGAATGGTTTCAATTTAAAACCGCGCCTGCAAAAAGTGAGGCATTCTCTTTCATTTATCTGGGCGATGCGCAGAACGACATCCGTTCAAAATGGTCGAGGGTTATCAGGCGGGCATTTGCCACCCATGGCGACGCACGGTTTATCGTACACGCCGGAGATCTTATCAATCGATCTAACAACGATAATGAATGGGGCGAGTGGCATTTTGGCGGCGGTTTTATTAACGGGATGATACCCAGTATCCCTTCCTCCGGTAATCATGAATATTTTCGTGATGAGCAACGAACGCTTACGCTCGACCCGCATTGGAAAGCGCAGTACACCCTGCCAGAAAATGGCCCTGAAGGCCTAAAAGAATCTGTATATTACATTGATTATGCAAACGTCAGAATTATATCATTGAATTCGCAAATGATCGTACTGGATTCTGCTTCGCTGAAAATTCAGGCGAGATGGCTGGAGGATGTGCTAAAAAACAACCCGCAAAAATGGACGATGATTACTTACCATCACCCGATATATTCCACTGCAAAAGGGCGTGATAATAAAGAGTTTCGCGAAGTTTTTAAACCACTTTTTGAAAAGTACCATGTTGACCTGTTAATGCAGGGGCATGACCATACGTACAGCCGTGGGCAAAACCTGCCCACCGGTGTTTCGGGCAAAGTTGGCGGCCCGATGTATGTGGTTTCAGTAGCCGGCCCAAAAATGTACAAGATCGATGTAGAGCCGCATTGGATGGACGTGTTCGCAGAAGATACGCAATTGTTCCAGATCATTTCAATAGATGGCGACACCCTAAACTACCATGCTTATAAAGCGTCAGGCGACATTTTTGACAGTTTTAAATTAATTAAAAAAACAATAAACAAAGCAGCTGAGATTATCGATCTGAAAAAATAG
- a CDS encoding TonB-dependent receptor, whose protein sequence is MKNFSGAARPMKLIMRISFVYIVISALFINLLYASPANGQTGLDMPISLKMQNAHLSELFKAIEQKTKVSFVYTNAEVAAQQVTVNESHKTARQILVPVLNRNRLMMVETNGVIIIKLKPAPAKEARPGSITGYVKDAQNEKVLPYATVVLKGTNQKVVTDLNGHFIFSNVPAGKAVLQITYIGYTSNEFAVDVQEGKTETVTLKLASASNNLSGITISGIRRGEAVALSNMRNADNVKYVLSEEQIERFPDATVGEAMQRVPGLAVDYSYGLPRNVIIRGLDQSMGSITLNGNRLPSTSTSSRDVDLNGILSTTVEAIEVNKTLTPDMDADATAGSVNIISKTPKQGQEQLQVKGSFGHNFLVEKQNFDGAFTYGKRRNKWGYLAGINYSKSFRGEDRVQKDYDTYEINGEEKLMLSNLELEGTDLKRENIGVQAELDFFPTEKSQFYLRGSYNKFYELQTRGTKSYSIGEYTNLNELTDVTIGSSGTPRNYNRNLTMLSLGYKTEFNNWKANADLTYSAGLYDQPLYYDGYFANEGLSAELDISNPRAPQFNFGNIDPNNSANYKTNYYTNRHQIAHDKDGQATANIQRTFDLSTKNKLMVKFGGRYKYKEDDHTRSYYQYTLKTGELTLTDFLGNYERKKYFDGKYNLSGAIADGYKMEQYYQSNKNLFEDNITYIRQNTDPDSYSGSENVAAGYGMGKLTLDKLDIIAGVRFERTGFSYNGNIVNFDNTGKYVSTNKVNTNSSFDGFFPSLNLRYALDQRTNLRAAVTRSLSRPAYYDLVPWQEVEPRRRRMKIGNPGLDQATSTNFDFLFEHYLKSLGLLSGGVFYKNVNDYIYESIYTQQGGDFNGYQVTQTVNGANARVYGFELAWQQQLTFLPGFLNGFGIYGNYTQIQSKFKVPGIVSERTVRLPSMCPKVGNAALSYEKYGFSGRLSLNFYETFISELADVQANDLMEKGRIQLDFSASQKIGNGFSIFMGISNINNAQIILDYGDGRPNDHKFYSRWANIGFKYTPFN, encoded by the coding sequence ATGAAAAATTTTAGTGGGGCTGCCCGCCCTATGAAATTAATTATGCGTATCAGTTTCGTATATATTGTTATTTCCGCACTATTTATTAACCTGCTTTATGCATCACCGGCCAACGGCCAAACCGGCTTAGACATGCCCATCAGCCTGAAAATGCAAAACGCCCACCTGTCGGAGTTATTTAAGGCAATTGAACAAAAAACCAAGGTAAGTTTTGTGTATACTAACGCGGAGGTAGCTGCCCAGCAGGTAACAGTAAACGAAAGCCATAAGACTGCAAGGCAGATACTTGTGCCCGTTCTTAACCGAAACCGCCTTATGATGGTTGAAACCAATGGCGTTATAATCATTAAATTAAAACCGGCACCTGCAAAAGAAGCGCGCCCTGGCAGCATTACGGGTTACGTTAAAGATGCGCAGAATGAAAAGGTGCTGCCATACGCTACCGTAGTTTTAAAAGGTACTAACCAAAAAGTAGTTACCGACCTGAACGGACACTTTATATTTTCTAACGTGCCTGCCGGAAAGGCAGTGTTACAAATCACTTACATAGGTTATACCAGTAATGAGTTTGCTGTGGATGTTCAGGAAGGCAAAACAGAAACAGTAACGCTTAAATTGGCGAGTGCCAGCAATAACCTAAGCGGTATAACCATCAGCGGCATAAGACGGGGTGAAGCCGTTGCCTTGAGTAACATGCGGAATGCAGACAATGTTAAGTATGTATTGTCAGAAGAACAGATCGAGCGCTTTCCGGATGCAACCGTAGGTGAAGCGATGCAACGTGTTCCGGGCCTTGCAGTTGATTATAGCTACGGCCTACCGCGTAATGTAATCATCAGGGGACTCGACCAATCCATGGGGTCAATAACATTAAATGGCAACAGGCTACCTTCTACCTCTACAAGCTCACGCGATGTTGATTTGAATGGTATACTTTCTACAACGGTTGAGGCTATCGAGGTTAACAAAACACTTACACCGGATATGGATGCCGATGCTACAGCCGGATCAGTAAACATCATCTCAAAAACGCCTAAACAAGGACAGGAACAATTACAGGTAAAAGGTTCGTTCGGCCACAACTTTCTGGTGGAAAAGCAAAATTTTGATGGTGCCTTTACCTATGGTAAACGCCGGAATAAATGGGGCTACCTTGCCGGTATAAATTATAGCAAAAGCTTCCGCGGAGAGGATCGTGTACAAAAGGATTATGACACTTACGAGATCAATGGCGAGGAGAAGCTGATGCTTTCAAACCTTGAACTGGAAGGCACTGACCTGAAACGGGAAAACATCGGCGTACAAGCCGAGCTTGATTTTTTTCCGACAGAAAAAAGCCAGTTTTATTTGAGAGGATCATACAATAAGTTTTATGAGTTGCAAACGAGGGGCACCAAAAGTTACAGCATAGGTGAATATACCAATCTGAATGAGTTAACGGATGTTACTATCGGTTCGAGCGGCACTCCAAGGAATTACAACAGGAACCTGACCATGCTTTCATTAGGTTACAAAACGGAGTTTAATAACTGGAAAGCCAATGCAGACCTGACTTACTCCGCCGGTTTGTACGATCAGCCGCTTTATTATGATGGCTATTTTGCAAACGAAGGATTATCCGCCGAACTGGATATCTCCAATCCGCGCGCTCCGCAATTCAATTTTGGAAACATTGATCCAAACAATTCTGCGAATTATAAAACGAATTATTATACCAACCGCCATCAGATTGCGCATGATAAAGACGGCCAGGCAACAGCCAACATACAACGTACGTTTGACCTGAGTACAAAAAATAAACTAATGGTAAAATTTGGCGGCCGTTATAAGTACAAGGAAGATGACCATACCCGTAGCTATTATCAGTATACCCTAAAAACCGGAGAGCTGACTTTGACGGACTTTTTGGGTAATTATGAACGCAAAAAATACTTTGACGGCAAATACAATCTTTCCGGTGCCATTGCCGACGGATATAAAATGGAGCAATACTACCAAAGCAACAAAAATTTATTTGAGGATAATATTACCTATATCCGCCAAAACACCGACCCGGATTCATACAGCGGCAGTGAGAACGTTGCAGCCGGTTATGGCATGGGCAAACTTACGCTTGATAAGCTGGATATTATTGCCGGCGTACGTTTTGAGCGAACCGGATTCAGTTATAATGGTAATATCGTAAACTTTGATAATACCGGTAAATATGTTAGTACAAATAAGGTTAACACTAACTCGTCATTTGATGGTTTTTTTCCAAGCCTAAACTTAAGATACGCGCTTGATCAACGCACCAATTTGCGCGCTGCGGTCACCCGCTCCTTATCGCGACCGGCATATTATGATCTGGTGCCCTGGCAAGAGGTTGAACCGCGCCGCAGACGCATGAAGATTGGTAATCCCGGCTTAGATCAGGCTACCTCTACTAACTTTGATTTTCTTTTTGAGCATTATCTCAAATCGCTTGGCCTTTTATCAGGTGGCGTATTTTACAAAAACGTGAACGACTATATTTACGAGAGTATTTATACCCAGCAAGGCGGTGATTTCAATGGTTATCAGGTAACACAAACTGTGAACGGTGCAAATGCTCGTGTGTATGGCTTTGAACTTGCCTGGCAACAGCAGCTAACCTTTTTGCCGGGATTTTTGAATGGTTTTGGCATTTACGGGAATTACACACAGATACAGTCAAAATTTAAAGTTCCGGGAATTGTTAGCGAGCGCACAGTAAGATTGCCATCTATGTGCCCAAAAGTGGGTAACGCTGCCCTATCCTATGAGAAATACGGGTTTTCAGGCCGCCTTTCACTCAACTTTTATGAAACCTTTATATCAGAACTGGCTGATGTGCAAGCCAATGACCTGATGGAAAAAGGCCGTATCCAGCTTGACTTTTCCGCATCACAAAAGATAGGAAATGGCTTTTCCATCTTTATGGGCATCAGCAACATTAACAATGCGCAAATCATTCTCGACTACGGTGACGGACGCCCGAATGACCATAAGTTTTATTCACGCTGGGCCAATATTGGTTTCAAGTACACTCCATTCAATTAA
- a CDS encoding FecR family protein has translation MMKDEIWNYIIKRFSNAETDASRQALDEWIAASPDHKQLYDEAVTLWMLAEKLPREAAEPVFENNVRQFRPKRLYIRFAAACAGLLVVFAALLLKQKHEQKNIVWVSHSASRGKMLSVTLPDSTTVMLNSGSTITYSNNFDYDNTRLIKLTGEAFFKVTHRKKQPFVVQTRMLKTVVLGTSFNVRAYINEPEIGVAVATGKVGVVADVRQQSNQPVFLLPNMRLAYNVNSGKYHTDSSFPGMAGEWQKGILTFEQTPVLDALQTISRRFNVQFDTAAYKHTACRLTAKFNNQNLHSILSTLKAAMNVQIRQTNNIIYIKGGTAYNQP, from the coding sequence ATGATGAAAGACGAAATATGGAATTATATCATTAAGCGGTTTAGTAACGCTGAAACAGACGCTTCTCGTCAAGCATTGGATGAGTGGATAGCGGCTTCTCCTGACCATAAGCAACTGTACGATGAAGCGGTTACTTTGTGGATGTTAGCAGAAAAGCTTCCCCGTGAAGCGGCAGAACCTGTTTTTGAGAATAACGTACGCCAATTTAGACCGAAAAGACTTTATATACGGTTTGCTGCTGCATGTGCGGGCTTATTAGTAGTGTTTGCCGCTTTACTTTTAAAGCAAAAGCATGAGCAAAAGAACATAGTATGGGTCAGCCATTCTGCGTCACGCGGCAAAATGCTCTCGGTTACATTGCCTGATAGTACAACGGTCATGTTGAACTCGGGAAGTACAATCACTTACTCCAATAACTTCGATTACGATAACACCCGCCTCATTAAACTTACCGGTGAAGCATTTTTTAAGGTCACTCACCGAAAAAAGCAACCCTTTGTTGTTCAGACCCGGATGTTAAAAACTGTCGTACTGGGTACAAGTTTCAATGTACGCGCATACATCAACGAGCCCGAAATTGGTGTAGCCGTAGCGACGGGAAAAGTAGGTGTTGTTGCAGACGTACGACAACAAAGTAATCAACCTGTTTTCTTGCTCCCAAATATGAGGCTGGCTTATAACGTTAACTCCGGAAAATATCATACAGACAGTTCATTCCCCGGTATGGCCGGGGAGTGGCAAAAGGGAATTCTTACGTTTGAACAAACCCCAGTTCTGGACGCGCTTCAAACAATATCAAGAAGGTTCAATGTCCAGTTTGATACCGCTGCCTACAAACACACCGCATGTCGCCTGACGGCCAAGTTCAACAATCAGAATTTGCATAGTATACTAAGCACCTTGAAGGCTGCAATGAACGTGCAGATAAGACAAACGAATAATATTATTTATATAAAAGGAGGAACAGCATATAATCAACCATAA
- a CDS encoding sigma-70 family RNA polymerase sigma factor, producing the protein MKTDIQLEQETQIESKEKSFKSFYKKWVNILTNYAHGYLKDNETSTSVVHDIIINFHSNEVKADNLQAYLFRSVRNASLNALEKQKRKHLEFTDPNELTVISDSKQQAVVKMRESEQLLLLQNLINQLPEKRQRVFKMHRLEGYSYAEIAQQLGISTRTVEDHLAKSMNFLHEHMHQLLNN; encoded by the coding sequence GTGAAGACGGACATTCAGCTTGAACAGGAAACGCAAATTGAGAGTAAGGAAAAGTCCTTCAAATCTTTTTACAAAAAATGGGTTAATATCCTTACAAACTATGCCCATGGATACTTGAAGGATAACGAAACATCCACCAGCGTTGTCCACGATATCATTATTAACTTTCATAGTAACGAAGTTAAGGCCGATAATCTGCAAGCCTATTTATTCAGATCTGTACGGAATGCCTCTTTGAATGCCCTTGAAAAACAAAAGCGCAAGCATCTAGAATTCACTGATCCAAACGAACTTACCGTTATTTCTGATAGCAAGCAGCAGGCCGTAGTCAAAATGCGGGAATCAGAGCAACTCTTACTCTTACAAAACTTAATCAATCAACTTCCTGAAAAAAGACAGCGTGTTTTTAAAATGCACCGTCTAGAAGGTTATAGTTATGCAGAAATCGCACAACAGCTTGGCATATCTACCCGAACCGTAGAAGACCATTTAGCTAAGAGCATGAATTTCTTACACGAGCACATGCATCAATTACTTAATAATTAG
- a CDS encoding helix-turn-helix domain-containing protein, whose amino-acid sequence MATEIITRDLEAFGEKLMAEIKALMGNFSDGPKKWLKSYQVKNLLKTSDNTLQTLRDNGTIPFTKVGGILYYNNEDINRVLRGEVKSKRIKLVKQTG is encoded by the coding sequence ATGGCAACTGAGATCATAACCAGAGATCTTGAAGCTTTTGGTGAGAAGCTGATGGCGGAGATCAAAGCATTGATGGGTAACTTTTCGGACGGACCAAAGAAATGGCTAAAAAGTTATCAGGTAAAAAACCTATTAAAAACTTCAGACAACACTCTTCAGACACTGCGGGACAATGGTACTATTCCCTTTACCAAAGTCGGCGGCATTCTTTATTATAACAACGAAGATATCAACCGCGTACTTCGGGGAGAGGTGAAAAGCAAGCGGATCAAATTGGTGAAGCAGACAGGTTAA